A genomic region of Deinococcus sp. KSM4-11 contains the following coding sequences:
- a CDS encoding VIT1/CCC1 transporter family protein: MYRAVTGHRETHFTGSETVGDIVIGMSDGLTVPFALAAGLSGAVASGHVVLIAGIAEMAAGSIAMGLGGYLAARSAHDSYVSERAREEREIDEKRDAEVQEVRDIFAGYGLAGEPLEAATQAIVGRRATWVEFMMKEELGLDEPDPRRALRSAVTIGLSYVAGGIIPLAPYATRLPLTQALLVSVAVTLVALFVFGALKGRFTGTPVWSSALQTMLVGAAASGVAFLIARAVSGAGGA, translated from the coding sequence ATGTACAGAGCAGTGACGGGGCACAGGGAAACGCACTTCACCGGTTCGGAGACCGTGGGCGACATCGTGATCGGCATGAGCGACGGCCTGACCGTGCCCTTCGCCCTCGCGGCGGGGTTGTCCGGGGCGGTCGCCAGCGGGCATGTGGTGCTGATCGCCGGGATTGCGGAGATGGCCGCTGGCAGCATCGCCATGGGGCTCGGCGGCTACCTCGCGGCGCGCAGTGCCCACGACTCGTACGTGTCCGAACGGGCCCGCGAGGAACGCGAGATCGACGAAAAACGCGACGCGGAGGTGCAGGAAGTCCGGGACATCTTCGCCGGCTACGGTTTGGCAGGCGAGCCGCTGGAGGCCGCCACGCAGGCCATCGTGGGCCGCCGCGCGACCTGGGTGGAGTTCATGATGAAGGAGGAACTCGGCCTGGACGAACCCGATCCCAGGCGGGCGCTGCGCTCGGCGGTGACCATTGGCCTGTCGTACGTCGCGGGCGGCATCATTCCCCTCGCGCCGTATGCCACGCGGTTGCCGCTGACGCAGGCGCTGCTGGTGTCCGTGGCCGTGACGCTGGTAGCCCTTTTCGTATTCGGCGCGCTGAAGGGCCGCTTCACCGGCACGCCCGTGTGGAGCAGCGCTCTGCAGACGATGCTCGTCGGGGCGGCGGCCTCCGGCGTGGCCTTCCTGATTGCGCGGGCTGTGTCGGGGGCAGGCGGCGCGTAG
- a CDS encoding glycine--tRNA ligase: MPASSMEELVSLCKRRGFIFQGSEIYGGLQGFYDYGPLGVELKNNIKAAWWRANVYERDDMEGLDASIIMHRQVLRHSGHEATFSDPMVDNKKNNKRYRLDHLVKDQKADVIAKVAEAMGQSAENFPAVVAALNASPAKASEALRAAGVRDPFSGEVGEWTEPKPFNMMFKTTIGPVADDESYGYLRPETAQGIFTNFKNVVDSTSRRLPFGIAQIGKAFRNEITPRNFIFRVRELEQMEIEFFVVPGTDEDWHQHWLEKRLKWWEDQGVPRSKIEILDVPKEDLAHYSKRTYDLMYDYPTLGHEEIEGIANRSDYDLGSHTKNQSELGLVARVEENADSIAKLTIPHPETNKPVVPFVIEPSAGVDRALLAILSEAFTKETLENGNERIVLKLRPHLAPIKVAVIPLARNKEEITDVAKKIKAELQGLGLGRVLYEDSGNIGKAYRRHDEVGTPFCVTVDFDTVGKGEDAALVDTVTVRDRDTLAQERVKISDLSRWIQAKLR, encoded by the coding sequence ATGCCGGCATCATCGATGGAAGAACTCGTCAGCCTGTGTAAACGCCGGGGCTTTATCTTCCAGGGCTCGGAGATCTACGGCGGCCTGCAAGGGTTCTACGATTACGGCCCGCTGGGTGTGGAGCTGAAGAACAACATCAAGGCGGCGTGGTGGCGCGCGAACGTGTACGAGCGCGACGACATGGAAGGCCTGGACGCCAGCATCATCATGCACCGGCAGGTGCTGCGCCACAGCGGCCACGAGGCGACCTTCAGCGACCCGATGGTCGACAACAAGAAGAACAACAAGCGCTACCGACTGGACCATCTGGTCAAGGATCAGAAGGCCGACGTGATCGCAAAAGTGGCGGAGGCCATGGGCCAGAGCGCCGAGAACTTCCCGGCCGTGGTGGCCGCCCTGAATGCCAGCCCGGCCAAGGCGTCCGAGGCGCTGCGCGCTGCCGGCGTCCGTGATCCCTTCAGCGGTGAAGTGGGCGAGTGGACGGAACCCAAGCCGTTCAACATGATGTTCAAGACGACCATCGGACCGGTCGCGGACGATGAGAGCTACGGCTACCTGCGCCCGGAGACCGCCCAGGGCATCTTCACGAACTTCAAGAACGTCGTGGACAGCACCAGCCGCCGCCTGCCCTTCGGCATCGCCCAGATCGGCAAGGCCTTCCGCAACGAGATCACGCCGCGCAACTTCATCTTCCGGGTGCGCGAGCTGGAACAGATGGAGATCGAGTTTTTCGTCGTGCCCGGCACCGACGAGGACTGGCACCAGCACTGGCTTGAAAAACGCCTGAAGTGGTGGGAAGACCAGGGCGTGCCGCGCAGCAAGATCGAGATCCTGGACGTGCCCAAGGAAGACCTCGCGCACTACTCCAAGCGCACCTACGACCTGATGTACGACTACCCCACCCTGGGCCACGAGGAGATCGAGGGGATCGCCAACCGCAGCGACTACGACCTCGGCTCGCACACGAAAAACCAGAGCGAACTGGGCCTGGTGGCGCGGGTCGAGGAGAACGCCGACTCGATTGCCAAGCTGACCATCCCGCACCCCGAGACGAACAAGCCGGTCGTGCCCTTCGTGATCGAACCGTCGGCCGGGGTCGACCGCGCCCTGCTGGCCATCCTGAGCGAGGCGTTCACGAAGGAGACGCTGGAGAACGGCAACGAGCGGATCGTACTGAAGCTCCGGCCCCACCTCGCCCCGATCAAGGTTGCCGTGATTCCCCTGGCCCGCAACAAGGAAGAAATTACTGACGTGGCGAAGAAGATCAAAGCCGAACTTCAGGGCCTGGGCCTGGGCCGCGTGCTGTACGAGGACAGCGGCAACATCGGCAAAGCGTACCGCCGCCACGACGAGGTCGGCACGCCGTTCTGCGTCACCGTGGACTTCGACACGGTGGGCAAGGGTGAGGACGCCGCCCTGGTCGATACCGTGACCGTGCGTGACCGCGACACGCTCGCGCAGGAACGCGTGAAGATCAGCGACCTGAGCCGCTGGATTCAGGCGAAACTGCGCTGA
- a CDS encoding aldo/keto reductase has product MTTLPTRHLRDLTVSALGLGCMGMSAFYGPLDQDESLRTLDRALELGVTFYDTADMYGPHTNEELLGGWLQGKRDRVVLATKFGIQVDPGSPGGRRINGTPAYVKRAIEGSLKRLNTDHVDLYYLHRVDASTPIEDTVGAMAELVQAGQVRAIGLSEVSPETLRRANAVHPITAVQSEYSLWTRDPEDGVLATCRELGVGFVPYSPLGRGFLTGQIRSPEDFAPDDFRRHNPRFQGDAFQKNLDLVEQVGAIAAEKGCTPGQLALAWVLAQGDDLVPIPGTKRVKYLEENLGALDVQLSPSDLARIEAAFPKDAASGTRYPEATMNSLNG; this is encoded by the coding sequence ATGACCACGCTGCCGACCCGTCATCTCCGCGACCTGACCGTCTCCGCCCTCGGCCTGGGGTGCATGGGCATGAGCGCCTTCTACGGCCCCCTCGACCAGGACGAGAGCCTCCGCACCCTCGACCGGGCGCTGGAGCTGGGCGTGACCTTCTACGATACCGCCGACATGTACGGCCCGCACACAAATGAGGAACTCCTGGGCGGCTGGCTGCAGGGCAAACGCGACCGGGTGGTGCTGGCCACGAAGTTCGGCATCCAGGTCGATCCCGGTTCCCCCGGCGGACGGCGCATCAACGGCACGCCCGCCTATGTGAAACGGGCCATCGAGGGCAGCCTGAAGCGCCTGAACACCGATCACGTCGATCTGTACTACCTGCACCGCGTGGATGCCAGCACCCCCATCGAGGACACCGTCGGTGCCATGGCGGAACTCGTGCAGGCCGGACAGGTGCGGGCCATCGGCCTGTCGGAAGTCAGCCCCGAGACCCTGCGCCGGGCGAACGCCGTTCACCCCATCACCGCCGTGCAGAGCGAGTATTCCCTGTGGACGCGCGACCCGGAGGACGGCGTGCTGGCCACCTGCCGCGAATTGGGCGTGGGCTTCGTGCCGTACAGCCCCCTGGGACGCGGGTTCCTGACCGGGCAGATCCGCAGCCCCGAGGACTTCGCCCCGGACGACTTCCGCCGCCACAACCCCCGCTTCCAGGGTGACGCGTTCCAGAAGAACCTCGACCTCGTCGAGCAGGTCGGGGCGATTGCCGCCGAGAAGGGCTGCACGCCCGGCCAGCTTGCCCTGGCGTGGGTGCTGGCCCAGGGTGACGACCTCGTGCCCATTCCCGGCACCAAGCGCGTGAAGTACTTGGAAGAGAACCTCGGGGCGCTGGACGTGCAACTCAGCCCCTCCGACCTGGCCCGGATCGAGGCGGCCTTCCCCAAGGACGCGGCCTCGGGCACCCGCTACCCGGAAGCGACCATGAACAGCCTCAACGGTTGA
- a CDS encoding peptide chain release factor 3 yields the protein MTAPEPNSTDHRFAALEHEIARRRTFAIISHPDAGKTTITEKLLLYGGAIQEAGSVTAKEGRSHTKSDWMTIEQQRGISISSSALTFEYGGRHINLLDTPGHQDFSEDTYRTLTAADSAMMVLDAARGVQTQTEKLFAVCRNRHIPILTFINKMDRPALDPFDLIAQLENVLKITAVPLTWPIGDGPDFKGVYDLQTSQVLAFERTSGGKHRAPMQTSGLDDPKLDALVGKDLARKLREDVELIRAAMPEFDAAEFLTGELTPVFFGSAMNNFGVEHFLSNFVELAPPPGPTDTTLGERDPEAGFAGFIFKLQANMSRAHRDRTAFMRVMSGHFERGMDVTHTRTGRKLRLSQAHTLFAQDRERVEDAYPGDIVGLVNPGVFQIGDVISVDAKVQLPSFPRFTPETFATLGLKDVGKRKAFMKGITQLAEEGVVQVFYPTDGARDPYLGAVGPLQFEVFQARLLEEYGVDVELNVTSYQLVRWLAGDPSNVARFARHVEDDQGRPVMLFRSKYDLEYTAEQHPEIEFLPLPKDLTRV from the coding sequence ATGACCGCACCAGAACCCAATTCCACTGACCACCGGTTCGCCGCACTGGAGCATGAAATCGCGCGCCGCCGCACCTTCGCCATCATCTCGCACCCGGACGCCGGGAAGACCACGATCACCGAGAAGCTCCTGCTCTATGGAGGAGCGATTCAGGAAGCGGGGAGCGTGACCGCCAAGGAAGGACGCAGCCACACCAAGTCCGACTGGATGACCATCGAGCAGCAGCGCGGAATTTCTATCAGCTCCTCGGCGCTGACCTTTGAGTACGGGGGACGGCACATCAACCTGCTCGACACGCCGGGCCACCAAGACTTCAGCGAGGACACCTACCGCACGCTGACCGCCGCCGACAGCGCCATGATGGTGCTCGACGCCGCCCGTGGCGTGCAGACCCAGACCGAGAAGCTCTTCGCGGTCTGCCGCAACCGCCACATCCCGATCCTGACCTTCATCAACAAGATGGATCGTCCGGCCCTCGACCCGTTTGACCTGATCGCGCAGCTGGAGAACGTCCTGAAGATCACGGCCGTGCCGCTCACGTGGCCCATCGGGGACGGGCCGGACTTTAAGGGCGTGTACGACCTCCAGACCTCGCAGGTGCTCGCCTTCGAGCGTACGTCTGGCGGGAAGCACCGCGCGCCCATGCAGACGTCGGGCCTGGACGATCCGAAACTCGATGCGCTGGTCGGCAAGGATCTGGCCCGCAAACTCCGCGAGGACGTGGAACTGATCCGCGCGGCCATGCCCGAGTTCGACGCGGCCGAGTTCCTGACCGGGGAACTCACGCCCGTGTTTTTCGGGAGCGCCATGAACAACTTCGGCGTGGAGCACTTCCTGTCGAACTTCGTGGAACTGGCTCCCCCGCCCGGCCCGACCGACACCACCCTGGGCGAACGCGACCCGGAGGCGGGGTTCGCGGGGTTCATCTTCAAACTCCAGGCGAACATGAGCCGCGCGCACCGCGACCGCACTGCCTTCATGCGCGTCATGAGTGGGCACTTCGAGCGTGGCATGGACGTCACGCACACCCGCACCGGGCGCAAGCTGCGGCTGTCGCAGGCCCACACGTTGTTCGCCCAGGATCGCGAGCGCGTCGAGGATGCGTACCCCGGCGACATCGTCGGTCTCGTTAACCCCGGCGTGTTCCAGATCGGGGACGTGATCAGCGTGGATGCCAAGGTGCAGCTCCCCAGCTTTCCGCGCTTCACGCCGGAGACCTTCGCCACGCTGGGCCTCAAGGACGTCGGCAAGCGCAAAGCCTTCATGAAAGGCATCACGCAGCTCGCCGAGGAAGGCGTCGTGCAGGTCTTCTACCCGACCGACGGCGCCCGCGATCCCTACCTGGGCGCGGTCGGCCCCCTCCAGTTCGAGGTGTTCCAGGCCCGGTTGCTGGAGGAATACGGCGTGGACGTCGAACTGAACGTCACCAGTTACCAGCTGGTGCGCTGGCTGGCGGGCGATCCCAGCAACGTCGCCCGTTTTGCACGGCACGTCGAGGACGATCAGGGTCGCCCCGTCATGCTGTTCCGCAGCAAATATGATCTGGAGTACACCGCCGAGCAGCACCCGGAGATCGAGTTCCTGCCGCTCCCCAAAGACCTCACGCGGGTCTGA
- a CDS encoding TAXI family TRAP transporter solute-binding subunit: MTHTRIGLIFTLCLGGLATAATPVFLDVATSPKGSTASDMFGDIGKVCTNASFLRQRQTSGSVESLELLLDNQVSLAFVQLDVLKARDQIDHDPRAGELKTLLPLNFDEIHLITKQPVVKKNIFGKTTITGITKFSDLKGKKLGSWGGSVVTSNVLKAKAGVAVTILEFKGREETLAALAAGQVDAVLSVVGQPADWVKALDATKYALVPLDIPQAALNGFYKPATLRYPQLGSGVGTYAVQRILVTRDFKTPERRTALLNYQKCTLSKLTELHETQGFHPKWNEVTFKEQDWPWFK; encoded by the coding sequence ATGACCCACACGCGAATCGGCCTGATATTCACCCTCTGCCTGGGCGGGCTGGCCACGGCCGCCACACCCGTCTTCCTCGACGTGGCCACCAGTCCGAAGGGCTCCACGGCCTCGGACATGTTCGGCGACATCGGGAAGGTATGCACGAACGCCTCGTTCCTGCGTCAGCGCCAGACATCCGGCAGCGTGGAGAGCCTGGAGCTGCTGCTCGACAACCAGGTGTCGCTGGCCTTCGTGCAGCTCGACGTGCTCAAGGCCCGCGACCAGATCGACCACGATCCGCGCGCCGGAGAACTCAAGACCCTGCTGCCCCTGAACTTCGATGAGATCCACCTGATCACGAAGCAACCCGTGGTAAAGAAGAACATCTTCGGCAAGACCACCATCACGGGCATCACGAAGTTCAGCGACCTGAAAGGCAAGAAACTTGGAAGCTGGGGCGGCAGCGTCGTGACTTCGAACGTGCTGAAGGCGAAGGCCGGGGTGGCCGTGACCATCCTGGAGTTCAAGGGCCGTGAGGAGACGCTGGCTGCGCTGGCCGCCGGCCAGGTCGACGCCGTGCTGTCCGTGGTTGGTCAGCCGGCCGATTGGGTGAAGGCGCTCGACGCCACGAAGTACGCGCTGGTGCCCCTGGACATCCCGCAGGCGGCGCTGAACGGCTTTTACAAACCGGCCACCCTGCGTTATCCGCAGCTCGGCTCCGGCGTGGGCACCTACGCCGTGCAGCGCATTCTGGTCACTCGCGACTTCAAGACCCCGGAGCGCCGCACGGCCCTGCTGAACTACCAGAAGTGTACCCTGTCGAAACTGACGGAGTTGCATGAGACGCAGGGCTTCCATCCCAAGTGGAACGAGGTGACGTTCAAGGAACAAGACTGGCCCTGGTTCAAGTAA
- a CDS encoding S1C family serine protease, which yields MTNFNDLSTNLADAVQTVSSSIVTVRGGRPISGTVIGAGLVLTVAHVLHADDVTVVTADGQELPATVAGRDPATDLALLKVPGLNAPALAAGADVRVGELLLAVGRPEHGVQATLGFMERAASGRGPDRGWVPSGAAPFRGVSGGALVDARGGLVGVLNAGVSRGDLLAVPADRALKVAGLLDSTGRVPRGFLGLSTQPVHFPGEPRPEAAPEPDRAADERQDGRNRGPRGERPHRDHGREHGGPRGRGGWGGPGWGGPGWGGRGREGWRGGRLGLTVVQVEADSPAAQAGVRVGDILLALDGDVIRHPRELLDRIRDRAGETVTLHVLRGGEEQDVSVPVGER from the coding sequence ATGACGAACTTCAATGATCTCTCGACCAATTTGGCGGACGCGGTACAGACCGTGTCCAGCAGCATCGTGACCGTCCGTGGTGGACGGCCTATCAGTGGCACCGTGATCGGCGCCGGCCTGGTATTGACCGTGGCACACGTCCTGCACGCGGACGACGTGACCGTGGTCACCGCGGACGGACAGGAACTTCCGGCGACCGTGGCGGGCCGCGACCCGGCCACCGACCTGGCCCTGCTGAAGGTGCCGGGCCTGAACGCCCCCGCGCTGGCGGCGGGAGCGGACGTGCGCGTGGGTGAGCTGCTGCTCGCTGTGGGCCGACCGGAACACGGCGTGCAGGCCACCCTGGGCTTCATGGAACGCGCCGCCAGCGGGCGCGGGCCTGACCGGGGCTGGGTGCCCAGCGGAGCCGCGCCCTTCCGCGGCGTGAGCGGCGGCGCGCTCGTGGACGCGCGGGGCGGCCTGGTCGGCGTGCTGAACGCGGGCGTATCACGCGGCGACCTGCTGGCGGTGCCGGCAGACCGCGCCCTGAAAGTGGCGGGCCTGCTCGACTCGACCGGCCGCGTGCCGCGCGGCTTCCTGGGCCTGTCCACTCAACCCGTGCACTTCCCCGGCGAACCCCGTCCGGAGGCGGCACCCGAGCCCGACCGGGCCGCAGATGAGCGCCAGGACGGCCGGAACCGTGGGCCGCGGGGAGAACGCCCCCACCGCGACCACGGCCGTGAGCACGGCGGCCCGCGTGGCCGTGGCGGCTGGGGCGGCCCCGGGTGGGGTGGGCCGGGCTGGGGCGGCCGTGGCCGGGAAGGCTGGCGCGGCGGGCGGCTGGGTCTGACGGTGGTGCAGGTGGAGGCGGACAGCCCCGCCGCGCAGGCGGGCGTGCGGGTCGGGGACATCCTGCTCGCGCTGGACGGCGACGTGATCCGGCACCCGCGTGAACTGCTCGACCGCATCCGTGACCGGGCGGGCGAGACCGTGACCCTGCACGTCCTGCGGGGCGGCGAGGAACAGGACGTGAGCGTGCCGGTCGGGGAACGCTGA
- a CDS encoding C39 family peptidase — MPLFRSLLLAALLLGGAQAGPPTPTGYVLQGMPLVHQTYNACGPASISQVLAYFGLNVTQAEISRFTRASDTSYMTAQAIVTFAPKVGMAARLYTNGSLNTVRAAIRRGLPLIALQSHITSQGHVIPHWRVVAGYDDAAQMVYLMDPLLGYVKMGYADFTRVWADHHGQFAVMYPPNLSATVRQVIG, encoded by the coding sequence GTGCCGTTGTTCCGTTCGCTCCTCCTCGCTGCGCTGTTGCTCGGTGGAGCCCAGGCCGGGCCGCCCACGCCGACCGGCTACGTCCTCCAGGGGATGCCGCTCGTGCATCAGACCTACAACGCCTGCGGGCCGGCCAGCATCTCGCAGGTGCTCGCGTACTTCGGCCTGAACGTCACCCAGGCAGAAATCAGCCGCTTCACCCGGGCCAGCGACACCTCGTACATGACCGCGCAGGCCATCGTTACCTTTGCCCCGAAGGTCGGGATGGCCGCCCGCCTCTACACCAACGGGTCGCTTAACACCGTCCGGGCCGCCATCCGGCGTGGCCTGCCGCTGATCGCCCTGCAATCCCACATCACGTCGCAGGGCCATGTCATCCCACACTGGCGGGTGGTTGCCGGGTACGACGACGCCGCGCAGATGGTGTACCTGATGGATCCCCTCCTGGGGTACGTGAAGATGGGCTACGCCGACTTCACCCGCGTCTGGGCCGATCATCACGGACAGTTCGCGGTGATGTACCCGCCAAATCTCAGCGCGACAGTGCGGCAGGTCATCGGATAG
- a CDS encoding MerR family transcriptional regulator, with amino-acid sequence MPEPPTQSIREAAAFLGVSPHTLRYYDRDGLLTVPRDPTGERRYGAQELGFLKFLIYLRGTGMGMAGLREYAALAREGEGTVEARRQLLIRHEAQVAAQLNDMHRALDAIREKIARYDRLNDQSASAQGHGLTHLDPSPASVPALPQGI; translated from the coding sequence ATGCCCGAACCTCCCACCCAGTCCATCCGCGAGGCGGCTGCGTTCCTCGGCGTGAGTCCACACACCCTGCGCTACTACGACCGGGATGGACTCCTGACCGTGCCGCGCGACCCGACGGGCGAACGCCGGTACGGCGCCCAGGAACTCGGCTTCCTGAAGTTCCTGATCTACCTGCGCGGCACCGGCATGGGCATGGCCGGGCTGCGCGAGTACGCCGCGCTGGCCCGAGAGGGTGAGGGAACCGTCGAGGCCCGGCGCCAGCTGCTGATCCGTCACGAGGCGCAGGTCGCCGCACAACTGAACGACATGCACCGCGCCCTGGACGCCATCCGCGAGAAGATCGCACGCTACGACCGCCTGAACGACCAGTCCGCTTCCGCTCAAGGACACGGCCTGACACACCTTGATCCGTCGCCCGCCTCAGTACCGGCCCTGCCCCAGGGCATCTAA
- a CDS encoding GNAT family N-acetyltransferase encodes MTVHLRPLQAGDEDVAVRWANDREFCLAADWTPGLSARTVRRHWQAIIAGGDPTFRRWGIMWNGGLIGYVDLGHLTAHSAELGIAIGNRDLWGQGLARRACSLALAWAWTAGLAEVTARVHQPNGRSHALMRHLGFVADGCDGLDTYRGEVVPVQRYRITHPG; translated from the coding sequence ATGACAGTTCACCTGCGCCCGCTGCAGGCTGGGGATGAGGACGTGGCCGTGCGCTGGGCGAACGACCGCGAGTTCTGTCTCGCGGCCGACTGGACGCCGGGCCTGTCCGCCCGTACCGTGCGGCGGCACTGGCAGGCGATCATCGCGGGTGGCGATCCGACCTTCCGCCGCTGGGGCATCATGTGGAACGGTGGGCTGATCGGCTACGTGGATCTCGGCCACCTCACGGCGCATTCGGCGGAACTGGGCATCGCCATCGGGAACCGCGACCTGTGGGGACAGGGCCTGGCCCGGCGCGCGTGTTCCCTGGCCCTCGCCTGGGCGTGGACGGCAGGACTGGCTGAGGTCACGGCGCGGGTGCATCAGCCGAATGGGCGGTCGCACGCGCTGATGCGCCACCTGGGGTTCGTGGCGGACGGCTGTGACGGCCTGGACACGTACCGGGGCGAGGTCGTGCCAGTCCAGCGCTACCGGATCACGCACCCCGGCTGA
- a CDS encoding response regulator transcription factor, translated as MSDAQDFRPSVRIALGSPMLAAGVQSVLSGFGLSAAGDADVLIVDDSWLAEPDDLAGASALVALGSAVWATLLPELAGGGWAALPADATPAELLAGVLGAAAGLAVLPPALVPDGPVDDEDTTSSTALTSDVTLTPRERDVLALLAEGLSNKRAARDLGVSESTVKFHVQALYSKLGVQSRAGAVARGIALGLVSV; from the coding sequence ATGAGCGACGCCCAGGACTTCCGCCCCAGTGTGCGGATTGCCCTGGGCTCACCCATGCTCGCTGCTGGGGTGCAGTCGGTGCTCAGCGGCTTCGGGCTGAGCGCCGCCGGCGACGCGGACGTGCTGATCGTGGACGACTCGTGGCTGGCGGAACCCGACGATTTGGCGGGAGCGTCGGCCCTGGTCGCGCTGGGCTCGGCCGTGTGGGCGACCCTGCTGCCGGAGCTGGCTGGGGGCGGCTGGGCCGCCCTGCCGGCCGACGCCACGCCAGCGGAACTGCTGGCCGGGGTGCTCGGCGCGGCGGCGGGCCTCGCGGTGCTGCCGCCCGCGCTGGTGCCCGATGGGCCGGTGGACGACGAGGACACGACCTCCAGCACGGCCTTGACCAGCGACGTCACCCTCACGCCCCGCGAACGGGATGTGCTGGCGCTGCTGGCCGAGGGGCTCAGCAACAAACGCGCCGCGCGCGACCTGGGCGTATCGGAAAGCACCGTGAAGTTCCACGTGCAGGCTCTGTACTCCAAGCTTGGAGTGCAGAGCCGCGCCGGAGCGGTGGCCAGAGGCATCGCACTCGGCCTGGTCAGCGTGTAA
- a CDS encoding histone deacetylase, whose translation MPDVPPPFRAYTPFRRAAYTAGPAPRRQFLPREFIAPLLEQAAARLPLVDAPDLDWAVAERVHDPAYLHRWQAGQVTRQEERALGFPWSPAVVERSLGSSGATLAATRDALTRGLGINLGGGTHHAYADHAEGFSFLNDVAISACWLLDTAQARRILILDLDVHQGNGTAAIFNAEARVLTVSVHAQGNYPFRKENSDLDVSLPDGTEDAAYLTALDTQIAPVVAAFRPDFAFYLAGADVLAGDQLGRLSLTLEGLRARDDRVYRWAVRAGVPLVSVMAGGYHREPGTLIAARLGTLDAALAAYAPGLVT comes from the coding sequence GTGCCGGACGTCCCGCCACCCTTTCGGGCTTACACTCCCTTCCGCCGGGCGGCGTACACGGCCGGGCCGGCGCCGCGTCGGCAGTTCCTGCCAAGGGAATTCATCGCGCCACTGCTGGAGCAGGCCGCCGCGCGTCTGCCCCTAGTGGACGCCCCGGATCTGGACTGGGCAGTGGCCGAGCGCGTGCACGATCCCGCGTACCTGCACCGCTGGCAGGCTGGCCAGGTCACGCGCCAGGAGGAACGCGCCCTGGGGTTCCCGTGGAGTCCGGCCGTCGTGGAGCGGAGCCTGGGCAGCAGCGGCGCGACCCTGGCCGCCACCCGCGACGCCCTGACCCGCGGCCTGGGCATCAACCTGGGTGGCGGCACCCACCACGCCTACGCCGATCACGCCGAGGGCTTCTCGTTCCTGAACGACGTGGCGATCAGCGCCTGCTGGCTGCTGGACACCGCGCAGGCGCGGCGCATCCTGATCCTCGACCTGGATGTACACCAGGGCAACGGCACGGCCGCCATCTTCAACGCTGAGGCGCGCGTGCTGACGGTCAGTGTGCACGCACAGGGCAACTACCCGTTCCGCAAGGAGAATAGCGACCTGGATGTTTCCCTACCAGACGGTACTGAGGACGCCGCGTACCTCACGGCCCTGGACACCCAGATCGCGCCTGTGGTGGCCGCCTTCCGACCGGACTTCGCGTTCTACCTTGCCGGCGCGGATGTGCTGGCGGGCGACCAGCTCGGGAGGCTGTCCCTCACGCTGGAAGGTCTTCGGGCGCGCGACGACCGTGTGTACCGCTGGGCGGTGCGGGCCGGAGTGCCCCTGGTTTCGGTCATGGCCGGGGGCTACCACCGCGAACCGGGAACCCTGATCGCCGCGCGACTGGGCACGCTGGACGCGGCGCTCGCGGCGTACGCACCGGGACTGGTTACTTGA